The following proteins come from a genomic window of Portunus trituberculatus isolate SZX2019 chromosome 35, ASM1759143v1, whole genome shotgun sequence:
- the LOC123513206 gene encoding hepatoma-derived growth factor-related protein 2-like isoform X4, whose translation MPKKDVFKPGDPVFAKVKGYPHWPARVENFEPDPSGKALKKYPVLFYGTYETATLKPDDIYPYEENLEKFGKAQKRKGFNEGLWQIVHNPNFDPNIPIPPEILASCNSAPSTPRTPLGKPGTKSVDSTPVDGVKIKTEESDEEVADLVIDESSGKEKRAGRKRKRQDSDGTPAEVKKTPKDTPKQTRGLQKETPKDTPKTRLGAKEGQATETAEPQVSRSGRLIKPKKFLDEGEEASRPPSAAATPTSAPVGTPVGAPGTPASGTPATRATLAPTPATTPISTHTSVPESDASSVSSSAPNSAAAAAPSSGVAPSAAGEDTPTPADTPVSKAPAEASLPEGKDTPVNNTNAIKTPSSPPPAAATNKKRLSQATAEETPATPEVSTPTAPPPKKRGRPAKNRDVDASPKVAANSVSTPKTPASQDTTSKSFSPATKALGDSVKQLPAREKGKNQLKQNEIELPKETDVSSKQTFLKLKTDIESGTLNADELKELSKASEKDEMHAAIVEENRRYTETCKAKTLDMEAQLLDLDQKIREALSVTNPRKDDAKLYLEKMSKLVISGLMLKKNPHVVDAIKKCRRYKYDDEVRLKADMVYNRFKLLFVVPESQEWDTMFAEKVAEFDDACHRSGISEESKISLVRDPTHHKIFRSTDVED comes from the exons ATGCCCAAGAAAGACGTGTTTAAGCCCGGCGACCCGGTGTTTGCCAAGGTGAAGGGCTACCCACACTGGCCGGCGAGG GTTGAAAACTTTGAGCCAGATCCATCTGGGAAAGCACTGAAGAAATATCCAGTATTGTTTTATGGAACATATGAAAC GGCAACATTGAAGCCAGATGATATCTATCCATATGAAGAAAATTTAGAAAAATTTGGAAAGGCTCAGAAGAGGAAAGGCTTCAATGAAGGCTTATGGCAGATTGTACACAATCCTAACTTTGACCCAAATATT CCCATACCTCCTGAAATATTGGCAAGCTGTAATTCAGCACCAAGTACACCAAGGACTCCTCTTGGGAAACCTGGGACAAAATCTGTGGACTCTACTCCAGTTGATGGAGTGAAGATAAAGACAGAAGAGTCTGATGAAGAAGTTGCTGATCTGGTTATTGATGAGTCCAGTGGTAAAG AGAAAAGAGCTGGTAGAAAACGTAAGAGACAAGATTCAGACGGCACACCAGCTGAGGTAAAGAAGACTCCCAAAGACACACCAAAGCAGACCAGAGGCCTTCAGAAAGAAACTCCCAAAGACACTCCCAAGACACGGCTTGGAGCCAAGGAAGGG CAGGCAACAGAAACAGCTGAGCCACAAGTTAGCAGGAGTGGTCGGTTGATTAAGCCTAAAAAGTTCCTagatgaaggggaggaagcTTCCCGTCCACCATCTGCTGCTGCAACCCCGACATCTGCTCCAGTAGGGACTCCTGTGGGAGCCCCTGGTACACCAGCTTCTGGAACTCCTGCCACTCGTGCCACACTTGCACCCACTCCTGCCACAACCCCTATTTCCACCCACACCTCTGTTCCTGAATCTGATGCAAGTTCAGTCTCTTCTTCAGCCCCtaattctgctgctgctgcagctccaTCATCAGGTGTGgctccttctgctgctggtgAAGACACACCCACTCCAGCAGACACTCCTGTTTCTAAAGCACCAGCTGAGGCCTCGCTGCCAG AAGGCAAGGATACCCCAGTGAATAACACCAATGCTATCAAGACCCCAAGCTCACCCCCACCAGCAGCAGCCACCAACAAGAAGAGGTTGTCACAGGCCACTGCTGAGGAGACTCCAGCAACACCAGAAGTGTCTACACCAACG GCCCCTCCTCCTAAGAAGAGAGGCCGTCCTGCAAAGAATCGAGATGTTGATGCTTCCCCAAAAGTCGCTGCAAACTCTGTCTCCACACCCAAGACTCCTGCATCACAAGATACTACCTCAAAGTCATTCTCACCAGCCACTAAGGCTCTTGGAGACAGTGTGAAACAGTTGCCAG caagagaaaaggggaaaaatcagTTGAAACAGAATGAAATAGAACTCCCTAAAGAG ACGGATGTTTCAAGTAAGCAGACATTTTTGAAACTAAAAACTGATATTGAGTCTGGAACACTAAATGCTGATGAACTTAAGGAACTTTCAAAAGCAAGTGAGAAAGATGAAATGCATGCAGCAATtgtagaagaaaacagaagatatACAGAGACATGTAAAGCCAA GACCCTGGACATGGAAGCACAGCTGCTTGACCTGGACCAGAAGATCCGCGAGGCCTTGTCTGTAACGAATCCTAGGAAGGATGATGCCAAACTCTACCtagaaaaaatgtcaaaattagTCATTTCTGGATTAATGCTAAAGAAGAATCCTCATGTTGTGGATGCTattaaaaaa TGCCGCAGATACAAGTATGATGATGAGGTTCGGCTGAAGGCAGATATGGTGTACAACAGATTTAAG CTGCTGTTTGTGGTGCCTGAAAGTCAAGAATGGGACACAATGTTTGCTGAAAAAGTAGCTGAATTTGATGATGCTTGTCATCGGTCGGGTATTTCTGAGGAAAGCAAAATCTCACTTGTTAGAGACCCAACTCACCACA
- the LOC123513206 gene encoding hepatoma-derived growth factor-related protein 2-like isoform X6, translating into MPKKDVFKPGDPVFAKVKGYPHWPARVENFEPDPSGKALKKYPVLFYGTYETATLKPDDIYPYEENLEKFGKAQKRKGFNEGLWQIVHNPNFDPNIPIPPEILASCNSAPSTPRTPLGKPGTKSVDSTPVDGVKIKTEESDEEVADLVIDESSGKEKRAGRKRKRQDSDGTPAEVKKTPKDTPKQTRGLQKETPKDTPKTRLGAKEGQATETAEPQVSRSGRLIKPKKFLDEGEEASRPPSAAATPTSAPVGTPVGAPGTPASGTPATRATLAPTPATTPISTHTSVPESDASSVSSSAPNSAAAAAPSSGVAPSAAGEDTPTPADTPVSKAPAEASLPEGKDTPVNNTNAIKTPSSPPPAAATNKKRLSQATAEETPATPEVSTPTAPPPKKRGRPAKNRDVDASPKVAANSVSTPKTPASQDTTSKSFSPATKALGDSVKQLPAREKGKNQLKQNEIELPKETDVSSKQTFLKLKTDIESGTLNADELKELSKASEKDEMHAAIVEENRRYTETCKAKTLDMEAQLLDLDQKIREALSVTNPRKDDAKLYLEKMSKLVISGLMLKKNPHVVDAIKKCRRYKYDDEVRLKADMVYNRFKLLFVVPESQEWDTMFAEKVAEFDDACHRSGISEESKISLVRDPTHHRILGPS; encoded by the exons ATGCCCAAGAAAGACGTGTTTAAGCCCGGCGACCCGGTGTTTGCCAAGGTGAAGGGCTACCCACACTGGCCGGCGAGG GTTGAAAACTTTGAGCCAGATCCATCTGGGAAAGCACTGAAGAAATATCCAGTATTGTTTTATGGAACATATGAAAC GGCAACATTGAAGCCAGATGATATCTATCCATATGAAGAAAATTTAGAAAAATTTGGAAAGGCTCAGAAGAGGAAAGGCTTCAATGAAGGCTTATGGCAGATTGTACACAATCCTAACTTTGACCCAAATATT CCCATACCTCCTGAAATATTGGCAAGCTGTAATTCAGCACCAAGTACACCAAGGACTCCTCTTGGGAAACCTGGGACAAAATCTGTGGACTCTACTCCAGTTGATGGAGTGAAGATAAAGACAGAAGAGTCTGATGAAGAAGTTGCTGATCTGGTTATTGATGAGTCCAGTGGTAAAG AGAAAAGAGCTGGTAGAAAACGTAAGAGACAAGATTCAGACGGCACACCAGCTGAGGTAAAGAAGACTCCCAAAGACACACCAAAGCAGACCAGAGGCCTTCAGAAAGAAACTCCCAAAGACACTCCCAAGACACGGCTTGGAGCCAAGGAAGGG CAGGCAACAGAAACAGCTGAGCCACAAGTTAGCAGGAGTGGTCGGTTGATTAAGCCTAAAAAGTTCCTagatgaaggggaggaagcTTCCCGTCCACCATCTGCTGCTGCAACCCCGACATCTGCTCCAGTAGGGACTCCTGTGGGAGCCCCTGGTACACCAGCTTCTGGAACTCCTGCCACTCGTGCCACACTTGCACCCACTCCTGCCACAACCCCTATTTCCACCCACACCTCTGTTCCTGAATCTGATGCAAGTTCAGTCTCTTCTTCAGCCCCtaattctgctgctgctgcagctccaTCATCAGGTGTGgctccttctgctgctggtgAAGACACACCCACTCCAGCAGACACTCCTGTTTCTAAAGCACCAGCTGAGGCCTCGCTGCCAG AAGGCAAGGATACCCCAGTGAATAACACCAATGCTATCAAGACCCCAAGCTCACCCCCACCAGCAGCAGCCACCAACAAGAAGAGGTTGTCACAGGCCACTGCTGAGGAGACTCCAGCAACACCAGAAGTGTCTACACCAACG GCCCCTCCTCCTAAGAAGAGAGGCCGTCCTGCAAAGAATCGAGATGTTGATGCTTCCCCAAAAGTCGCTGCAAACTCTGTCTCCACACCCAAGACTCCTGCATCACAAGATACTACCTCAAAGTCATTCTCACCAGCCACTAAGGCTCTTGGAGACAGTGTGAAACAGTTGCCAG caagagaaaaggggaaaaatcagTTGAAACAGAATGAAATAGAACTCCCTAAAGAG ACGGATGTTTCAAGTAAGCAGACATTTTTGAAACTAAAAACTGATATTGAGTCTGGAACACTAAATGCTGATGAACTTAAGGAACTTTCAAAAGCAAGTGAGAAAGATGAAATGCATGCAGCAATtgtagaagaaaacagaagatatACAGAGACATGTAAAGCCAA GACCCTGGACATGGAAGCACAGCTGCTTGACCTGGACCAGAAGATCCGCGAGGCCTTGTCTGTAACGAATCCTAGGAAGGATGATGCCAAACTCTACCtagaaaaaatgtcaaaattagTCATTTCTGGATTAATGCTAAAGAAGAATCCTCATGTTGTGGATGCTattaaaaaa TGCCGCAGATACAAGTATGATGATGAGGTTCGGCTGAAGGCAGATATGGTGTACAACAGATTTAAG CTGCTGTTTGTGGTGCCTGAAAGTCAAGAATGGGACACAATGTTTGCTGAAAAAGTAGCTGAATTTGATGATGCTTGTCATCGGTCGGGTATTTCTGAGGAAAGCAAAATCTCACTTGTTAGAGACCCAACTCACCACA